From the genome of Bacteroidota bacterium:
TTACATCCGCTTTGATGATAACGCAGCGGTTCTTCTTAACGAAGTGGACGAACTGAAAGGCACGCGCATTTTCGGTCCTGTTGCAAGAGAGCTTCGCGAAAAACAATTCATGAAAATAGTTTCATTGGCACCCGAAGTGCTTTAATAAAATAGAACAATGGCAAAGTTGAAAATAAAAAAAGGCGATACCGTGAAAGTAATTTCCGGAGATGACAAAGGCAAGCAAGGCAGAGTGCTCTCGGTTGACACTGCTACTTTCCGCGCAATTGTGGAAGGAATCAACATGGCAACCAAGCATACAAAACCTACTGCTAAAAACACAAAAGGCGGAATCGTTCACCAGGAAGCAAGCGTTCATCTTTCCAACCTCATGCTCGTAGATGGAAAAGGAAACGTAACGCGCGTGGGAAGAAAAATTGATGAGGCAACCGGAAAACTTGTTCGCTTCTCAAAAAAATCTGACGAAATAATTAAGTAATAACAGAAAATATATTTTGC
Proteins encoded in this window:
- the rplX gene encoding 50S ribosomal protein L24, translating into MKIKKGDTVKVISGDDKGKQGRVLSVDTATFRAIVEGINMATKHTKPTAKNTKGGIVHQEASVHLSNLMLVDGKGNVTRVGRKIDEATGKLVRFSKKSDEIIK